In Microcaecilia unicolor chromosome 1, aMicUni1.1, whole genome shotgun sequence, the following are encoded in one genomic region:
- the LOC115461456 gene encoding mas-related G-protein coupled receptor member H-like, whose product MLKWKYSSKQAEEEQGMDPLKELKLLWEERNRNASFPGDLIIWELSTVSLNVTEQEWDNETSTDILYLDLFSQQQVLLLLSLLISLLGLLGNGFVFWFLCFQIKQKKFMVYFLNLALADLIFLFSLFVLLLYILVVTPGIKLSLKALENHTWPFIIVLVFTYLNGLFLLTAISVERCLSVQFPIWYHCRRPKHQSAIVCFLLWGLSCLMTMLDYSFCHLEDTLKGSLECRAVNITLATLSFGVVLPVMVSSNLIFIIKIWRRPQQHSPQKIYVVIVATVLTFLVFVVPGQLWNLLVYLNIVTSDIQSVINFFSWNTLCCTINSTANPFIYFLAGRKRKPVTKGFITEAFQRVFREETETPKRDVTLASNIEESIV is encoded by the exons ATGTTGAAGTGGAAGTACAGCTCAAAACAGGCTGAAGAGGAACAAGGGATG GACCCACTGAAAGAACTGAAGCTCCTCTGGgaggaaagaaacagaaatgcatcttTTCCTGGAGACCTCATTATTTGGGAACTGAGTACAGTGTCCCTTAATGTGACAGAGCAAGAATGGGATAATGAGACATCAACAGACATTCTATACCTGGATCTCTTCTCCCAGCAGCAAGTACTGCTCTTGCTCTCTCTGCTCATCTCCCTGCTGGGACTGCTGGGGAATGGATTTGTCTTTTGGTTCCTGTGTTTCCAGATCAAACAAAAGAAATTCATGGTCTACTTCCTGAACCTGGCTCTGGCTGATCTGATCTTTCTTTTCAGTTTATTTGTCCTCCTTCTCTATATTTTGGTTGTAACCCCTGGTATAAAATTGTCACTGAAAGCACTTGAAAATCATACTTGGCCTTTTATCATTGTTCTTGTATTTACGTACTTAAATGGTCTCTTTCTCCTGACAGCCATTAGTGTAGAAAGGTGTCTATCTGTTCAGTTCCCAATCTGGTACCACTGTCGACGCCCAAAGCACCAATCTGCTATTGTGTGTTTCCTCTTATGGGGACTTTCCTGCCTGATGACAATGTTAGATTATTCTTTCTGTCATTTGGAAGATACCCTTAAAGGATCCTTGGAATGCAGAGCAGTCAATATAACCTTGGCCACTTTATCCTTCGGGGTGGTCCTTCCAGTCATGGTTTCCTCCAACTTAATCTTCATTATTAAGATCTGGAGGCGTCCCCAGCAACATTCTCCACAAAAGATCTATGTTGTTATTGTCGCAACAGTTCTCACCTTCCTTGTCTTTGTTGTGCCTGGACAACTGTGGAACCTTTTAGTCTACCTTAATATTGTTACTTCAGATATTCAATCCGTTATCAACTTCTTCTCTTGGAATACACTCTGCTGCACCATCAACAGTACTGCCAATCCCTTCATATACTTCCTGGCAGGGAGGAAGAGGAAACCAGTTACCAAAGGATTCATTACAGAGGCCTTTCAGAGGGTTTTcagggaagagacagaaactccaAAGAGAGATGTGACTCTAGCCTCGAATATAGAAGAGAGTATTGTATAA